A single Crateriforma conspicua DNA region contains:
- a CDS encoding M14 family metallopeptidase: MSVPPDDAVSDDYFEARDRFCELATRAGIRPVSYRVRQNEQAGDLLTIDVAVGGSLDSDQVMLVTSGVHGVEGFLGSAVQARLLADWTRDGFPQDVKVVLIHAVNPWGFANLRRFDPQNRDLNRNFMVDDEPYSGAASLYPKLDSIINPVEPMSNVLFQLRAAWLIAIHSKTALRQAIASGQYEFPQGLFFGGKGPAVQHELIRRVLAECLDAAGRVVHMDFHTGLGPWKSWVLLPSGQFTPRHRRWLTRLFDPSTVTEDMGEKAYHPRGDFGNWCRHAVGGDYLYACAEFGTYSSTKVLKALSDENACHHLHLAGKIQTTDARYAGAKRRLKEAFFPESPDWRSYSVGEGVRIVHQCIQQWNNNYE, translated from the coding sequence ATGAGCGTGCCGCCCGACGACGCTGTTTCCGACGACTACTTCGAAGCACGTGATCGATTCTGTGAACTTGCGACTCGCGCCGGAATCCGTCCGGTCAGTTATCGCGTTCGCCAGAACGAACAGGCCGGCGACCTGTTGACCATTGATGTTGCCGTCGGTGGATCGCTTGACTCCGATCAGGTCATGTTGGTGACCAGCGGCGTGCACGGCGTCGAAGGATTCTTGGGGTCCGCGGTGCAGGCAAGGTTGTTGGCCGACTGGACGCGGGACGGGTTTCCCCAAGATGTCAAAGTCGTGTTGATCCACGCGGTCAATCCATGGGGCTTTGCCAATCTGCGTCGGTTTGATCCACAAAACCGAGACTTGAATCGCAACTTTATGGTGGACGATGAACCGTACAGTGGGGCCGCATCGCTATACCCAAAACTAGATTCGATCATCAATCCAGTCGAACCGATGTCCAATGTCCTGTTTCAGTTGCGAGCCGCATGGTTGATTGCGATTCATTCCAAAACGGCGTTGCGTCAAGCGATTGCATCGGGGCAATACGAATTCCCGCAGGGATTGTTTTTTGGTGGTAAAGGGCCGGCCGTTCAGCACGAATTGATTCGACGCGTATTGGCGGAATGTTTGGACGCGGCTGGCCGGGTGGTGCACATGGATTTCCACACTGGATTGGGCCCCTGGAAATCTTGGGTTCTGTTACCGTCGGGGCAATTCACACCCAGGCATCGTCGCTGGCTGACCCGTTTGTTCGATCCGTCGACGGTGACCGAAGACATGGGGGAAAAGGCCTATCATCCGCGCGGTGATTTTGGAAACTGGTGTCGGCACGCTGTCGGGGGCGATTATTTGTACGCCTGTGCGGAATTCGGAACGTATTCTTCGACCAAAGTGCTGAAGGCACTGAGCGACGAAAATGCGTGCCATCATTTGCATCTGGCGGGCAAGATCCAGACCACCGACGCCAGGTATGCGGGGGCCAAACGACGGCTGAAAGAAGCGTTTTTTCCCGAGTCACCGGATTGGCGATCGTACTCCGTTGGCGAAGGGGTTCGGATCGTTCACCAATGCATTCAACAATGGAACAACAATTACGAATGA
- a CDS encoding glycosyltransferase family protein: protein MARIVYSLSGEGRGHATRAHTVISLLSRQHDVLVYAPGMAHELLSQCQYDPQRITLRRLDGLRFRYRGRRLSYLSSLVASSGFLMRLPARIRTIRHEIRNWGATHVINDFEPLLSRVARSASLPLISLDHQHFLAAMDTSVLPSSLARKVRFLRLSIPLFCPRPDRQIISSYFDFPVRPSMSHQVTKVGPLLRNAVLRAKSESGEHLVAYFRRDLPKQLLESLKRCGKQVYVYGLGALSPTGNVQFLETSVDGFLEHLRSSTALVCSSGNQLIGEALHWSKPILAVPEFGNFEQEINGFFLPTTGGGQTVQDSQVGPQTVGEFLENIDRYRNAKGAVTAGNQVVIDRLNQMILDHDFADQQSAPSHAA from the coding sequence ATGGCACGAATTGTCTACAGTTTATCAGGCGAAGGCCGTGGCCATGCGACCCGAGCCCACACCGTTATCTCGTTGCTTAGCCGACAGCATGACGTTCTAGTGTACGCCCCCGGGATGGCGCACGAGTTGTTGTCTCAGTGCCAGTACGATCCTCAACGAATCACGTTGCGGCGGCTGGACGGGTTGCGTTTCCGCTACCGTGGTCGCCGGCTGAGTTACCTATCTTCGCTGGTCGCATCGTCGGGTTTTTTAATGCGATTGCCGGCACGCATACGGACGATCCGTCATGAAATCCGCAACTGGGGCGCGACGCACGTCATCAACGACTTCGAACCGCTGTTGTCGCGAGTCGCCCGCAGTGCCAGCTTGCCGTTGATCAGCCTGGATCACCAGCACTTTCTTGCGGCGATGGACACCAGCGTCTTGCCATCGTCGCTGGCCCGCAAAGTTCGTTTTCTGCGGTTAAGTATCCCGCTTTTTTGCCCGCGTCCCGACCGACAGATCATTTCGTCTTATTTTGATTTTCCAGTCCGACCGTCGATGTCGCATCAAGTGACCAAAGTGGGACCTTTGCTTCGTAACGCCGTGCTGCGTGCCAAATCAGAATCTGGCGAACACTTGGTGGCATACTTTCGCCGCGACCTTCCAAAGCAACTGCTGGAATCGCTGAAACGTTGCGGCAAACAAGTCTACGTGTACGGGCTTGGGGCGTTGTCACCGACGGGAAACGTCCAGTTCTTGGAAACTTCCGTTGACGGTTTCCTGGAACACTTGCGATCCAGCACCGCGCTTGTCTGTAGCAGCGGAAACCAATTGATCGGCGAAGCCCTGCATTGGTCGAAACCCATCTTGGCTGTCCCGGAATTCGGAAACTTTGAACAAGAGATCAACGGATTCTTTCTGCCAACAACCGGCGGAGGCCAAACCGTCCAAGATTCCCAGGTTGGCCCGCAGACCGTCGGTGAGTTCTTGGAAAACATCGACCGCTATCGCAACGCCAAAGGTGCCGTCACGGCGGGAAATCAAGTGGTGATTGATCGCTTGAATCAGATGATCTTGGATCACGATTTCGCGGATCAGCAATCTGCCCCGTCCCACGCCGCCTGA
- a CDS encoding ABC transporter permease produces the protein MRFTSLIAKNLFRRPFRSLLTLAALTTAIASVVALLGIASGFKESFAGVYRSHSVDIVVSRQGAADRLSSSLDASIADRIGNVPGVQKSAVVLLETLSLEQQGVYGIPAMGLRPDSWMMDNFQFQSSGNDQSKDRRVWLGKNLADRLETQPGDTVLLFDDPYRVADVFTSRSTWENGSMVLPLDQLQALTGREDQVTYVNVVIDPTSTQQQAGQVVRRIESLDAKLLPLLTEDFVSTDTRMQIASAMAWMTSMIAILIGAVGTLNTMMTSVVERTGEIGILRAIGWSRRRVVAMILGESCLLAVASTLSGIACAVVLTWLMSRSPAVAGVLNPSIRPVVMFQGSVIGIGIGVIGALLPAVRAARLMPTDAFRDLA, from the coding sequence GTGCGGTTCACATCCCTGATCGCGAAAAACCTGTTTCGCCGTCCGTTTCGATCGCTGCTGACGTTGGCCGCATTGACCACGGCGATTGCCAGCGTCGTCGCGTTGCTTGGCATCGCATCGGGATTCAAGGAATCGTTCGCGGGCGTCTATCGCAGCCATTCGGTCGACATCGTGGTTTCGCGACAGGGGGCAGCGGACCGCTTGAGTAGTTCATTGGACGCATCGATCGCCGACAGGATCGGAAATGTCCCGGGCGTCCAAAAGTCGGCGGTCGTGTTGTTGGAAACGCTGTCGCTGGAACAACAGGGCGTGTACGGGATTCCGGCAATGGGGCTGCGACCCGATTCGTGGATGATGGATAACTTTCAATTCCAGTCGTCCGGCAATGACCAATCCAAAGACCGCCGGGTCTGGTTGGGAAAAAATCTGGCCGATCGCTTGGAGACGCAGCCCGGCGACACGGTCCTACTGTTCGATGATCCGTACCGGGTCGCTGACGTTTTCACGAGTCGCAGCACTTGGGAAAACGGGTCGATGGTATTGCCGCTGGATCAGTTGCAAGCGTTGACCGGCCGCGAGGATCAAGTCACGTATGTCAACGTGGTGATCGATCCGACGTCGACCCAGCAGCAAGCCGGGCAAGTGGTCCGGCGGATTGAGTCCTTGGATGCAAAGCTGTTGCCTTTGCTGACCGAGGATTTCGTGTCGACCGACACGCGGATGCAAATCGCGTCTGCGATGGCATGGATGACGTCCATGATCGCGATCTTGATCGGTGCGGTGGGGACGTTGAACACGATGATGACCAGCGTCGTCGAGCGAACCGGCGAGATCGGAATCTTGAGAGCGATTGGTTGGTCGCGTCGTCGCGTGGTGGCAATGATTTTGGGGGAATCTTGCTTGCTGGCGGTGGCGTCCACGCTGTCGGGCATCGCATGTGCTGTGGTCCTGACGTGGTTGATGAGTCGTTCGCCGGCAGTTGCGGGGGTGCTGAATCCATCCATTCGGCCCGTGGTCATGTTCCAGGGATCGGTGATCGGGATCGGGATTGGAGTGATCGGAGCGCTTTTGCCGGCGGTGCGGGCGGCACGACTGATGCCCACGGACGCTTTTCGCGATCTTGCCTAG
- a CDS encoding S49 family peptidase, protein MHRPFPVAMRGMIGGRMQMDGNMNVSGRTAVDGTMTMNGDLVTKVKADNTASALSSVVVQGSSDSRTTKIAVIELDGLLVNRNLGGVGSLAENPVALFREKIRHLEQDPTVDAVVLRIDSPGGGVTAAEMIGHDLHRFRQRTGIPVVACLMTHGAGAAYYVATHCDAVIAHGTSVVGGIGVILNLYNMEDALGQYNIIAIPVKSGSQIDAGSPVRTMSEDERATLQQMADSFHQMFVDQVKQARPALAGPSGGTVDDWFDGRVVTGSQAAQAGLVDQTGFIDDAITMAGDLAGIDTDACSVIMLRRDNDRAFTPLDITPVRSQIGSILPIQVPGLDRSELPTFMYLWQIEPKFSHP, encoded by the coding sequence ATGCACCGACCGTTTCCGGTCGCGATGCGCGGCATGATCGGCGGACGCATGCAAATGGACGGGAACATGAACGTCAGCGGCCGAACCGCGGTCGATGGCACGATGACTATGAACGGTGATCTGGTGACCAAGGTGAAGGCGGACAATACAGCGTCGGCACTTTCATCGGTCGTCGTCCAGGGATCGTCGGATTCACGGACCACAAAAATCGCAGTGATCGAACTGGATGGATTACTGGTCAATCGAAACTTGGGCGGCGTCGGGTCACTGGCGGAAAACCCCGTGGCGCTCTTTCGCGAAAAGATCCGCCATCTGGAACAAGATCCGACCGTCGATGCGGTGGTTTTGCGAATCGATTCACCTGGTGGCGGTGTGACCGCTGCGGAAATGATCGGTCACGACCTGCATCGCTTTCGCCAACGCACCGGTATTCCGGTCGTCGCCTGCTTGATGACTCATGGTGCCGGCGCCGCCTATTACGTCGCCACCCACTGCGACGCCGTTATTGCTCATGGCACGTCCGTCGTCGGTGGGATCGGCGTGATCTTGAATCTGTACAACATGGAAGACGCACTCGGTCAGTACAACATCATTGCGATTCCCGTGAAATCAGGATCACAGATTGATGCGGGATCCCCGGTACGAACGATGTCTGAAGATGAACGAGCAACGCTGCAGCAAATGGCCGACTCGTTTCATCAGATGTTTGTCGATCAAGTCAAACAAGCGCGCCCCGCGTTGGCCGGTCCCTCTGGCGGAACTGTCGACGACTGGTTCGACGGTCGCGTCGTGACTGGGTCCCAAGCCGCTCAAGCGGGACTTGTCGACCAGACCGGATTCATCGACGACGCGATCACGATGGCCGGTGATTTGGCGGGCATCGACACCGATGCATGTTCGGTCATCATGCTCCGGCGGGACAACGACCGCGCGTTCACGCCGCTGGACATCACCCCCGTGCGATCGCAGATCGGATCCATACTGCCGATTCAAGTCCCCGGGCTGGACCGCAGCGAACTGCCGACCTTCATGTACCTTTGGCAGATCGAGCCGAAGTTCTCCCATCCCTAG
- a CDS encoding type I polyketide synthase — MIDFSPSTSNTLGPPAIAVVGLGCRFPGGANDPELFWQLLSQGRDAISSTPSDRWNLRKFFQSGESVPGKTQSRWGGFVDGIREFDPQLFGISPREAAAMDPQQRLLLQAAWQAMEDAGQPIESMAGSRTAVFVGISSIDYAVAGLSFHDRSVLGPYSNTGASSSIAANRVSYCFDLRGPSVAVDTACSSSLVALHLACQAMWDGQADSALVGGVNALLLPDFYIAFSQLGVLSSDGRCKTFDASADGYVRSEGAGMVMLKPLDDALRDGDQVYCVIRSTALNQDGHTDGMTVPSQQAQMNLMRHAYRKSGIDPGLVGYVEAHGTGTAVGDPIEAAAIAGVIGRHSARKHPCYVGSVKTNIGHLEAGAGIASIIKVALSMRHRTIPKLLNFRSLNPAIDLADGQLRLPLENQDWPTIEGRRIAGINGFGYGGANAHVVIEDFDVGESHHIAKDPGQQQVNASEFGQLGVPLPISGQSPVSLAENMDRWGQFLIQDGASCQMDAVLATSVHHRNHLRHRHVVFGCDTNRWATELSRGPVDTTDAQRSISRTGRQAGILFACCGQGAQHWAMGRRLYAAGGAFAKKLQQCDQQIGRHGEWSLLEELHRDEADSRLNETKIAQPALFAIQVALASQWETLGVRPSVLVGHSVGEIAAAYLCGGLSFNDACRVAFHRGRTMDLATSRGSMIAAGISADEAADRIAGQHDRLALAAVNGPESVTISGDDDAVESLACQLERAGRFVRRLAVEYAFHSPQMDPVRDELLESLASIQPKTPSLPMVSTVTGKLVQGPELDAEYWWQNVRQSVLFADAIDVVVDQGVEVALELGPHPVLSYMINECASQRKSKIHTVASLRRDEDEVDTMRRAFCQLYAVDAAIDWDAIIPSKTTWAKLPRYVMQKEDCWYESHESKKTRLPEDYHPLLGDLVDAPEPRWQNRLSLKTHSYLGDHRVRQSVLYPAAAMIESALSAIRQQGAEQAVRLKDVRLLRPMVLDAEHPQWTAVDFDSRESRLNFYSRASATEPWQSVATVGVSDDDRPASSKQDFQSVWDRCDETVTQSRCYRYCSRLGLEYGAMFQGVRHGRRRSHEAVVEVCLPDDLLSQAGDYVVHPALLDACFHAMVVADQDFDHHVGDLYLPSRMGRVQWNLPDATQSDVGLSELTVHARIVSKDAYRMLCELTIWDSFGQLVAVIEDFESRNASGVAESKGVSDLLYRYQWQTPDTERSDGISMNGRRRYLVMAVETGVAQHLIQRQRMMGIDIAEVRVGQTFSRNQSCWTIDPCVPEHWDRLLDEVGIESISDVLHLWATGLPKNHEIQEVHAVRQTTSVSTESLVLFAQAWDRRPEHADTAKRAVSETIKPRLTIVTTGAQSTDDEPEDVQFCQTPTIGLGRVLISEFGSMSTRLVDLSIEDETLATEQLVKELTTDDEEDEVMYRGTRRFVRRYVPHTSLPLPNSAKGSRRSRLALGKTVGIGDLHYVAQYPAELGDGDVEIEVLATGLNFSDVMKALDLYPGLPDGPVVLGAECCGRVTRVGSLVGEFQVGDTVVAIAKGSFATHAVVDQRLVARKPQATTPEQAACLPIAFLTAKYAIEHCARLHRGESLLVHSASGGVGLAAIQLAKQLGIHVHATAGNPQKRDHVRRLGVASVSDSRSLQFADDVRRATDGFGVDAVLNSLPGEAIRQGLGLLKTGGRFLEIGKRDIYGDQVLNLTPFRNNLAFFAIDLDQLFTEQPEMMGQMLRDLMPQFDDGTLQPLPTKSFKANETREAFRWMQKAKHIGKVAISYEDAPGDVFPDQGVASESSATSANDLSLFNSDRTYWIAGGLGGFGMELARWMAGHGAGHLVLGGRSGKLSDEQVDQIDAIRAAGATVTHIPTDITDPVQVRRTMERIRDELPPLAGIFHTAMVLKDRLLIDLDASTLNEVLNPKILGGWNLHKASLDRELVPQAIDHFVLFSSLSSIFGHAGQANYSAANAALDGLAMHRRCKGLPALVINWGHVGGAGYLAQRQELGDRLERQGVLRFSIDEAMRSLEELIRSDSIQCSVLKMDWSLWRGLGLTDNVSPRFAHLIRHESGAADVFDAGALRQVDMVERQSKITDQLRSKLNGLLGLRSDQWDADRSLLELGLDSLMAVELRNWIESRFEIVMPISDLMSDANLCRITASVDRQLMQTPVTESSDEADHQSLVADSATSDVDQVSPDDVDQMSEEELDQWLSRVGAEGVQQAIMDESSVDETHPGSTETL, encoded by the coding sequence GTGATTGATTTCAGCCCATCTACATCGAACACTCTCGGCCCGCCCGCCATCGCGGTGGTCGGACTGGGATGCCGTTTTCCCGGCGGTGCGAATGATCCGGAGTTGTTCTGGCAGTTGTTGTCCCAGGGGCGTGATGCAATTTCGTCCACTCCGTCGGATCGTTGGAACCTGAGAAAGTTTTTTCAGTCCGGCGAATCGGTGCCCGGGAAAACACAAAGTCGGTGGGGAGGCTTTGTCGACGGGATTCGAGAGTTCGACCCGCAACTGTTCGGCATCTCGCCGCGCGAAGCCGCCGCAATGGACCCGCAACAGCGACTGTTGCTGCAGGCTGCATGGCAGGCGATGGAAGACGCCGGACAACCAATCGAATCGATGGCCGGTTCAAGAACGGCGGTCTTCGTTGGGATCAGCAGCATTGATTACGCCGTCGCGGGACTTAGCTTTCACGATCGATCCGTACTCGGTCCCTACAGCAATACCGGCGCGTCCAGCAGCATCGCCGCCAACCGGGTCAGCTATTGTTTCGACTTGCGTGGACCCAGTGTCGCCGTGGATACGGCCTGTTCGTCGTCCTTAGTGGCGCTGCATTTGGCCTGTCAGGCGATGTGGGACGGACAAGCCGATTCGGCATTGGTCGGTGGCGTCAATGCGCTTCTGCTGCCCGATTTCTATATCGCATTTAGCCAATTGGGTGTGTTGTCCAGCGACGGCCGGTGCAAAACATTTGATGCATCCGCCGACGGTTACGTCCGCAGCGAGGGTGCCGGCATGGTGATGCTGAAGCCTTTGGATGATGCACTGCGCGACGGTGACCAGGTCTATTGTGTCATTCGATCCACCGCGCTGAATCAAGACGGGCATACCGATGGCATGACCGTGCCAAGTCAGCAGGCGCAAATGAATTTGATGCGGCACGCCTATCGGAAATCGGGAATCGATCCGGGGTTGGTCGGCTATGTCGAAGCCCACGGAACGGGAACCGCGGTCGGCGACCCCATCGAAGCTGCCGCAATTGCTGGGGTTATTGGTCGTCATTCTGCGCGAAAACACCCCTGTTATGTCGGCAGTGTGAAGACCAACATCGGCCACTTGGAAGCCGGTGCGGGGATCGCAAGCATCATTAAGGTCGCGCTGTCGATGCGTCACCGAACGATTCCCAAGCTGCTGAACTTCCGCAGTTTGAATCCAGCCATTGATTTAGCCGACGGACAATTGCGTTTGCCGTTGGAGAATCAAGATTGGCCGACCATTGAAGGACGACGGATTGCCGGCATCAATGGATTTGGGTACGGCGGTGCCAACGCACACGTGGTTATCGAAGACTTTGACGTTGGCGAATCGCACCACATAGCGAAGGACCCTGGTCAGCAACAGGTCAATGCATCGGAGTTTGGCCAGCTGGGAGTTCCGTTGCCCATTTCCGGACAATCACCGGTGTCCTTGGCCGAAAACATGGACCGGTGGGGACAATTCTTGATCCAAGACGGCGCGTCATGCCAAATGGACGCCGTATTGGCCACGTCGGTACACCATCGCAATCATTTGCGTCACCGTCATGTTGTTTTCGGTTGCGATACGAATCGCTGGGCGACCGAACTATCGCGCGGCCCGGTCGATACGACTGACGCACAGCGTTCGATCAGCCGAACCGGTCGGCAGGCCGGGATTTTGTTTGCCTGTTGTGGTCAGGGGGCCCAGCACTGGGCGATGGGCCGCCGTTTGTATGCCGCCGGCGGAGCTTTCGCCAAGAAACTACAGCAATGCGATCAGCAGATCGGGCGTCACGGCGAATGGTCGCTCTTGGAAGAGCTTCATCGCGACGAAGCCGATTCACGATTGAATGAAACCAAGATTGCTCAGCCCGCTTTGTTCGCGATCCAAGTGGCGCTGGCATCACAGTGGGAAACGTTGGGGGTCCGACCGTCAGTTTTGGTTGGCCACAGCGTCGGCGAGATTGCTGCGGCTTACCTTTGCGGTGGCCTGTCATTTAACGATGCCTGTCGTGTGGCGTTTCACCGCGGGCGGACCATGGATTTGGCAACGTCGCGCGGCAGCATGATTGCCGCTGGAATCAGTGCCGACGAAGCGGCCGACCGTATTGCCGGGCAACATGATCGTCTTGCGTTGGCGGCTGTGAATGGACCCGAAAGCGTGACGATTTCGGGCGACGATGACGCCGTCGAGTCGTTGGCTTGTCAGTTGGAACGTGCCGGGCGGTTCGTACGTCGACTGGCGGTCGAATACGCGTTCCATAGCCCACAAATGGACCCGGTGCGCGACGAATTGCTGGAATCCCTAGCGTCGATTCAGCCAAAGACGCCGTCGCTGCCAATGGTTTCCACCGTCACCGGCAAGCTCGTGCAGGGACCCGAACTGGATGCAGAATACTGGTGGCAAAACGTCCGTCAAAGCGTTCTGTTTGCCGATGCGATTGATGTTGTGGTTGATCAGGGCGTCGAAGTGGCGCTGGAACTCGGGCCACACCCTGTGCTGTCTTACATGATCAATGAATGCGCTTCGCAGCGCAAGTCAAAGATCCACACCGTCGCATCATTGCGACGTGATGAAGACGAAGTCGATACGATGCGGCGTGCGTTTTGCCAACTGTACGCGGTCGATGCGGCGATCGATTGGGACGCGATTATTCCTTCCAAGACGACGTGGGCCAAGTTGCCGCGGTACGTCATGCAAAAGGAAGACTGCTGGTACGAATCGCATGAGTCGAAAAAGACTCGGTTGCCGGAAGACTATCATCCGCTACTTGGAGATCTGGTCGATGCACCGGAGCCGAGGTGGCAGAATCGTCTGTCGTTGAAGACACATTCCTACCTGGGCGACCACCGGGTGCGGCAATCGGTTCTGTATCCGGCGGCGGCGATGATCGAAAGTGCTCTTTCGGCGATCCGCCAACAGGGGGCTGAGCAGGCTGTACGTCTGAAGGATGTTCGTCTGTTGCGGCCGATGGTGCTGGACGCCGAGCATCCGCAATGGACAGCGGTCGATTTCGATTCGCGTGAAAGTCGGTTGAACTTCTATTCCCGTGCCAGCGCAACGGAACCCTGGCAATCGGTTGCCACGGTGGGGGTCAGCGATGACGATCGTCCCGCCTCATCCAAGCAAGACTTTCAATCCGTTTGGGATCGCTGTGATGAAACGGTGACTCAGTCCCGCTGCTATCGCTATTGCAGCAGGCTGGGCCTGGAATATGGGGCGATGTTCCAAGGTGTGCGTCATGGCCGTCGCCGGTCACATGAGGCCGTCGTTGAAGTTTGCTTGCCAGATGACCTGCTGTCACAGGCCGGTGATTACGTCGTGCATCCGGCGTTACTAGACGCTTGTTTCCACGCCATGGTGGTCGCGGATCAAGATTTTGATCACCACGTCGGAGACCTTTATCTTCCCAGCCGGATGGGTCGGGTTCAGTGGAATTTGCCGGACGCAACCCAGTCGGATGTCGGGTTGTCGGAATTGACCGTTCACGCGCGGATCGTGTCCAAAGATGCCTATCGCATGCTTTGCGAACTGACGATCTGGGATTCGTTCGGCCAACTGGTTGCCGTGATTGAGGATTTCGAAAGCCGAAATGCTTCGGGCGTCGCCGAATCCAAGGGCGTATCCGATCTGCTGTATCGGTACCAATGGCAAACACCGGACACGGAACGGTCCGATGGCATTTCCATGAATGGGCGACGTCGCTACTTGGTGATGGCCGTCGAGACTGGTGTCGCGCAGCATCTGATTCAGCGACAGCGGATGATGGGAATCGACATTGCCGAAGTCCGCGTCGGCCAGACGTTCTCACGCAATCAAAGTTGCTGGACGATTGATCCTTGTGTGCCCGAGCACTGGGATCGGCTGTTGGATGAAGTCGGCATCGAAAGCATCAGCGACGTGTTGCATTTGTGGGCGACCGGTCTGCCAAAGAATCATGAGATTCAAGAAGTCCATGCGGTGCGGCAAACCACTTCGGTCAGTACCGAATCACTGGTGCTGTTTGCCCAAGCATGGGATCGTCGCCCGGAACATGCGGACACCGCCAAACGTGCGGTTTCCGAAACGATCAAGCCGCGGTTGACCATCGTGACCACCGGGGCACAGTCCACCGACGACGAACCGGAAGACGTGCAGTTTTGTCAGACGCCGACGATTGGATTGGGACGCGTGCTGATCAGTGAATTTGGATCGATGTCGACGCGTTTGGTTGATCTTTCCATCGAAGATGAAACGTTGGCGACCGAACAGTTGGTCAAGGAATTGACCACGGACGACGAAGAAGACGAAGTGATGTACCGCGGAACCAGGCGGTTCGTGCGGCGGTATGTTCCCCACACCTCATTGCCACTTCCAAATTCCGCCAAGGGCTCCCGCCGTTCACGTTTGGCGTTGGGCAAGACGGTTGGTATTGGTGATCTGCATTACGTGGCCCAGTATCCAGCCGAATTGGGCGATGGCGATGTCGAGATTGAAGTGTTGGCGACGGGACTGAATTTCAGCGACGTCATGAAGGCGTTGGATCTTTACCCCGGATTGCCCGACGGACCGGTGGTGCTGGGTGCCGAATGTTGCGGGCGCGTCACGCGAGTCGGAAGTTTGGTTGGGGAATTTCAAGTGGGCGACACGGTGGTCGCGATCGCCAAAGGCAGTTTCGCGACGCACGCGGTGGTGGACCAGCGATTGGTTGCCCGAAAGCCACAAGCAACGACTCCGGAACAGGCGGCCTGTTTGCCGATTGCATTTCTGACAGCCAAGTACGCCATCGAACACTGTGCACGTTTGCATCGCGGGGAATCGCTGTTGGTACATTCCGCCAGTGGCGGTGTGGGGTTGGCAGCGATCCAGTTGGCAAAGCAATTGGGGATCCATGTTCATGCCACCGCGGGGAATCCACAGAAGCGAGATCATGTTCGGCGTCTGGGCGTTGCTTCGGTATCCGATTCGCGTTCGTTGCAATTTGCCGACGACGTCCGCCGCGCGACCGATGGCTTCGGCGTTGATGCCGTGTTGAACTCGCTTCCCGGTGAAGCCATCCGGCAAGGTCTGGGATTGCTAAAAACGGGTGGCCGATTCTTGGAGATCGGCAAACGAGACATCTATGGGGACCAGGTGCTGAACCTGACGCCGTTCCGAAACAACTTGGCCTTCTTTGCCATTGATTTGGACCAGTTGTTCACCGAACAACCCGAGATGATGGGCCAAATGTTGCGTGATCTGATGCCCCAGTTTGACGACGGGACATTGCAACCGTTGCCGACGAAGTCATTCAAGGCGAACGAAACACGAGAAGCGTTTCGATGGATGCAAAAAGCAAAGCACATTGGCAAGGTCGCGATCAGCTATGAAGACGCACCGGGTGATGTGTTTCCGGATCAGGGGGTTGCATCGGAGTCGTCCGCCACATCCGCAAACGACCTTTCATTGTTCAATTCCGATCGGACCTACTGGATTGCCGGTGGTCTGGGTGGTTTCGGAATGGAACTGGCACGATGGATGGCGGGGCACGGTGCCGGTCATCTGGTGTTGGGGGGACGATCGGGCAAACTGAGCGATGAACAGGTCGACCAGATTGACGCGATTCGTGCCGCCGGTGCGACAGTAACGCACATTCCAACGGACATCACCGATCCGGTTCAAGTCCGCCGTACGATGGAACGGATTCGCGATGAACTGCCTCCGCTGGCTGGGATCTTTCATACGGCCATGGTCTTGAAGGATCGATTGCTGATCGATTTGGACGCTTCGACTCTGAACGAAGTTTTGAACCCGAAAATCCTGGGTGGATGGAATCTGCACAAGGCATCGCTGGACCGTGAATTGGTTCCGCAAGCGATTGACCATTTCGTGCTGTTTTCATCCTTGTCCAGCATTTTTGGTCATGCCGGCCAAGCCAATTACTCAGCGGCCAATGCCGCTCTGGATGGCTTGGCGATGCATCGCCGATGCAAAGGGTTGCCCGCGTTGGTGATCAACTGGGGGCATGTCGGTGGTGCCGGCTATCTGGCCCAGCGTCAGGAGTTGGGGGATCGATTGGAACGCCAAGGTGTACTGCGCTTTTCGATTGACGAAGCGATGCGTTCACTAGAGGAACTGATTCGCAGCGATTCGATCCAGTGCAGCGTTTTGAAAATGGACTGGTCGTTGTGGCGAGGTTTGGGGCTGACGGACAACGTATCGCCTCGATTCGCCCACTTGATTCGACACGAATCAGGAGCCGCCGACGTCTTTGACGCGGGGGCGTTGCGGCAAGTGGATATGGTCGAACGCCAGTCGAAAATCACTGACCAACTGCGTTCGAAATTGAACGGGTTATTGGGCCTGCGTTCCGATCAGTGGGATGCCGACCGGTCACTGTTGGAGTTAGGCTTGGATTCATTGATGGCCGTCGAGTTGCGAAACTGGATTGAGAGCCGCTTTGAGATTGTGATGCCGATTTCGGATTTGATGAGCGACGCGAATCTGTGTCGAATCACGGCATCGGTTGATCGTCAGTTGATGCAAACACCCGTCACCGAATCTTCCGATGAGGCCGACCATCAGAGCTTGGTTGCTGATTCGGCGACCAGTGACGTCGACCAAGTAAGCCCCGACGATGTCGACCAAATGAGCGAAGAGGAACTGGACCAGTGGTTGTCGCGTGTGGGGGCCGAGGGTGTCCAACAGGCAATCATGGACGAAAGTTCCGTGGATGAAACGCATCCCGGATCAACGGAAACATTGTGA